The following proteins come from a genomic window of Salvia hispanica cultivar TCC Black 2014 chromosome 4, UniMelb_Shisp_WGS_1.0, whole genome shotgun sequence:
- the LOC125185596 gene encoding stress-response A/B barrel domain-containing protein UP3-like — protein MAVDWVADGFSRPMAVPLGSSLRLTVMKMKEEEEAGKGEILGIVRGMKEKFDLIEQLTVGENFSIASTAVVKDLESLGEQSDLVNEQKD, from the coding sequence ATGGCCGTCGATTGGGTAGCTGACGGATTCTCCCGTCCGATGGCGGTCCCTCTGGGGTCGTCGCTGCGGCTGACagtgatgaagatgaaggaggaggaggaggcagGGAAGGGTGAGATTTTGGGGATTGTGAGGGGGATGAAGGAAAAATTCGATTTGATTGAGCAGCTTACGGTTGGGGAGAATTTCTCGATTGCATCGACTGCGGTGGTGAAGGACCTTGAATCGTTGGGCGAGCAATCAGATCTGGTGAATGAGCAAAAGGATTAA
- the LOC125217793 gene encoding ATP-dependent Clp protease proteolytic subunit-related protein 3, chloroplastic-like produces MANCLRMPMASSLCCSSSASALHFSKRPTCSATNSSKIPMPPINPKDPFLSRLASLAATSPDTLLNRPKNSDTPPFLDVFDSPTLMATPAQVERSVSYNEHRPRRPPPDLPSLLLHGRIVYIGMPLVPAVTELIVAELMYLQWMDPKEPIYLYINSTGTTRDDGETVGMETEGFAIYDAMMQLKNEIHTVAVGAAIGHACLLLSAGSKGKRFMMPHAKAMIQQPRVPSSGLMPASDVLIRAKEVIVNRDVLVKLLAKHTGNSEEAVANVMKRPFYMDSTRAKEFGVIDKILWRGQEKIMADAAPPEEWDKNAGIKVLDSM; encoded by the exons ATGGCTAACTGTCTGCGGATGCCCATGGCTTCGTCTCTCTGCTGCTCTTCATCAGCTTCCGCCCTGCACTTCTCCAAACGGCCTACTTGCAGTGCAACCAACAGCTCCAAAATTCCCATGCCTCCAATTAACCCTAAAGACCCCTTCCTATCCAGGCTCGCCTCTCTTGCTGCCACCTCTCCCGATACGCTGCTCAATAGACCCAAAAATTCCGATACGCCGCCATTTTTGGATGTTTTCGACTCCCCCACACTCATGGCCACTCCTGCCCAG GTGGAGAGATCTGTTTCATACAATGAGCACAGACCAAGAAGACCACCACCAGACTTACCTTCACTATTGCTGCATGGAAGAATAGTGTACATTGGCATGCCG TTGGTTCCAGCTGTTACTGAGCTTATTGTAGCTGAGTTGATGTATCTTCAGTGGATGGATCCCAAAGAGCCAATTTATCTCTACATAAATTCCACTGGGACAACTCGTGATGATGGTGAAACG GTTGGAATGGAGACTGAAGGTTTTGCAATTTATGATGCTATGATGCAATTGAAGAATGAG ATACATACCGTAGCTGTTGGAGCTGCTATAGGCCATGCATGCCTCTTACTCTCTGCTGGAAGCAAAGGCAAAAGGTTCATGATGCCACATGCCAAAG CTATGATTCAACAACCCCGTGTTCCATCCTCTGGTTTAATGCCAGCCAGTGATGTTCTGATTCGTGCAAAAGAG GTTATAGTAAACAGGGATGTCCTTGTTAAACTTCTGGCTAAGCACACTGGAAAC TCAGAAGAGGCTGTGGCCAATGTGATGAAAAGGCCATTTTATATGGACTCTACTAGAGCTAAAGAATTTGGTGTCATTGATAAG ATACTTTGGCGTGGACAGGAAAAGATTATGGCAGATGCTGCCCCTCCAGAAGAATGGGATAAGAATGCTGGGATCAAAGTCCTTGATTCAATGTAG
- the LOC125218759 gene encoding uncharacterized protein LOC125218759, producing MGSSFPIKFALFFSLSLGAAAAVPLSLPRNLTPKSKATTSDLLSLLGSPHQAASVNSVVARQLRSCFKFLAPFNQTLPTRRALTSQLNTPVDYLIRSPPPPVLELARLAVDSGGDPGAIHRALDPTIITVPDVEGSNQDRCELTRYPYGWRFIDEALNSYIELLFEIIVERGPGVGLNVSLSRYDFFHGHLFLAKESGRLGILFHAKEYPAYDKELFPCNMGYCQVGSNVTYDDSMNLRNILWLAPLPNDSRKAWDAPGVLVVLDAHPEGIIYRDLIPEYVHIARTLYEDDFGEVVVDVNYLNVGGETSKFQLFVC from the exons ATGGGATCTTCCTTTCCAATcaaattcgccttattcttctccctctctctcggcgccgccgccgccgttcCTCTCTCACTCCCCCGAAATCTCACGCCCAAATCCAAAGCCACCACCTCGGACTTGCTTTCCCTCCTCGGCTCACCTCACCAGGCCGCCTCCGTTAACTCGGTAGTCGCCCGACAACTCCGCTCATGCTTCAAATTCCTAGCCCCCTTCAATCAAACCCTACCAACTCGCCGAGCACTCACTTCTCAACTCAATACGCCAGTCGATTACCTAATTCgctcgccgccgccgcccgtATTGGAGCTGGCGCGACTCGCGGTCGACTCCGGCGGTGACCCTGGGGCTATTCACCGAGCTCTTGATCCGACTATTATAACT GTTCCTGATGTTGAAGGATCAAACCAGGACCGTTGTGAGCTTACTAGATATCCTTATGGCTGGCGATTCATTGATGAG GCCTTGAATTCTTACATTGAGCTCTTGTTTGAAATTATTGTCGAGCGTGGCCCGGGAGTAGGCCTTAATGTGTCTCTAAGCCGCTATGATTTTTTCCATGGTCACCTTTTCCTTGCCAAGGAGTCTGGAAGACTTGGCATTTT GTTTCATGCTAAAGAGTACCCTGCCTATGACAAAGAACTTTTTCCTTGCAACATGGGCTATTGCCAAGTCG GATCCAATGTTACTTACGACGATTCAATGAACTTGAGAAATATTTTATGGCTTGCTCCTTTACCGAATGATTCCAGAAAGGCATGGGATGCACCAG GAGTCCTCGTTGTCTTGGACGCACATCCTGAAGGAATAATATACCGGGATCTCATACCTGAATATGTTCATATTGCAAGGACACTATATGAAG ATGATTTTGGGGAAGTTGTGGTTGATGTCAACTATCTGAACGTGGGAGGTGAAACATCTAAATTCCAACTCTTCGTATGCTGA
- the LOC125185574 gene encoding heparan-alpha-glucosaminide N-acetyltransferase-like has product MADIKEDCGAPNSESQHTQKHNPKPKRVASLDIFRGLTVALMILVDDAGEEWPVIGHAPWNGCTLADFVMPFFLFIVGMAIALALKRIQGRAEAIRKIIFRTIKLLFWGLLLQGGYSHAPDKLTYGVDMKMIRWCGILQRIALAYLLVALVEILTRCSVPKDLSPAGKLSVFKLYIWHWIFAACVLSVYLAVLYGIYVPDWHFRVKNTDSPDFGKVLTVACSVRGKLDPPCNAVGYIDRIVLGSNHMYPHPAWKRSKACTMSSPHEGPFRSESTMNKRMMAY; this is encoded by the exons ATGGCGGACATCAAAGAAGATTGTGGAGCTCCAAACTCAGAATcccaacacacacaaaaacacaacCCAAAACCCAAGCGCGTCGCGTCGCTCGATATCTTCAGAGGCCTCACCGTCGCG TTGATGATCTTGGTGGATGACGCGGGCGAAGAGTGGCCTGTTATAGGTCATGCCCCATGGAATGGCTGCACTCTTGCTGATTTTGTTATGCCATTTTTCCTCTTTATTGTGGGAATGGCCATTGCACTGGCGCTCAAG AGAATACAAGGTAGGGCAGAAGCTAtcagaaaaatcattttcagaaCTATTAAACTTCTCTTCTGGGGCCTCCTTTTGCAAG GAGGTTATTCACATGCCCCTGACAAGCTAACATATGGGgttgacatgaaaatgatAAGGTGGTGTGGAATTCTTCAG AGAATAGCTCTCGCCTATTTATTGGTCGCTTTAGTAGAAATCTTGACGAGATGCTCTGTTCCGAAAGACCTATCACCTGCTGGAAAGCTGTCTGTGTTCAAGTTATATATTTGGCATTG GATTTTTGCAGCTTGTGTTCTGAGTGTTTATCTGGCCGTGTTATATGGAATATATGTTCCCGACTGGCACTTCAGGGTGAAAAATACAGACAGTCCTGATTTTGGGAAAGTTCTAACT GTAGCTTGCAGTGTGAGAGGGAAACTGGATCCTCCTTGTAATGCAGTCGGCTATATTGATAGAATTGTGCTTGGAAGCAATCACATGTATCCGCATCCAGCTTGGAAGAGATCGAAA GCTTGCACAATGAGCTCTCCGCACGAGGGACCTTTCCGAAGTGAGTCAACAATGAACAAAAGAATGATGGCCTACTAG
- the LOC125217985 gene encoding 40S ribosomal protein S21-2-like: MQNEEGQNMDLYIPRKCSATNRLITSKDHASVQINIGHLDESGRYTGQFSTFALCGFIRAQGDADSALDRLWQKKKVEAQQQ; this comes from the exons ATGCAGAATGAGGAGGGACAAAACATGGACCTGTACATCCCAAGGAAGTG CTCGGCCACTAACAGGCTGATCACTTCCAAGGATCACGCCTCTGTCCAGATCAACATTGGTCATTTGGATGAGAGTGGCAGATACACTGGTCAATTCTCAACCTTTGCTCTTTGTGGATTCATCCGTGCCCAG GGTGATGCTGACAGTGCGCTTGATAGGCTGTGGCAGAAAAAGAAAGTTGAAGCCCAACAGCAGTAG
- the LOC125185147 gene encoding rapid alkalinization factor-like yields the protein MAGSWKLVLALCLIALPLAIAGGGAAATGWVMPAVRSGCRGRVAECVVNEEDEFELDSESSRRILRATRYISYDALRRNSIPCSRRGASYYNCRPGAQANPYTRGCSAITRCRS from the coding sequence ATGGCAGGCAGTTGGAAATTGGTGTTGGCGCTGTGCTTAATCGCACTCCCCCTGGCAATCGCCGGCGGAGGCGCGGCGGCGACGGGATGGGTGATGCCAGCGGTGAGATCGGGGTGCAGGGGAAGGGTGGCGGAGTGTGTGGTAAACGAGGAGGATGAATTCGAGCTGGATTCGGAATCGAGCAGGCGCATCCTCCGAGCCACGCGCTACATCAGCTACGATGCGCTGCGGAGGAACAGTATCCCGTGCTCGCGGCGCGGCGCGTCGTACTACAACTGCCGCCCGGGCGCTCAGGCCAATCCCTACACTCGCGGCTGCAGCGCCATCACTCGCTGCAGGAGCTGA
- the LOC125222998 gene encoding CAX-interacting protein 4, whose translation MPATAGRVRMPANNRVHSSAALQTHGIWQSAIGYDPYAPNKEEKSNASTQKAAAASEGEQENAYASFQGLLALARITGSNADEARGSCKKCGRVGHLTFQCRNFLSAKTDDDKMSKDSDAIQAAVLSGLEKLKGEKLKGRRKSAAGESEESSEEEESESSDTDYDSEMERAIAEKFGRKTSGKLRSSKSRKKRDSEEAEDGSESDARERKKKDKRERGRSKKRKSEKRWYSDSDDEDSSRKKRRKERRRKRDDDSSDEEEEDKRRKRKGKERRSHRDGNGHKHRSRRAGSASGSGDSESDDCRVGRDKKRSDKKSRRHRRRED comes from the coding sequence ATGCCGGCGACCGCGGGAAGGGTTCGCATGCCGGCGAACAACCGCGTGCACAGCAGCGCCGCCCTACAGACCCACGGCATATGGCAGAGTGCAATCGGTTACGATCCCTACGCTCCCAACAAGGAAGAGAAGAGCAACGCCTCCACTCAGaaggccgccgccgcctcggAGGGTGAACAGGAAAACGCCTATGCTAGTTTTCAGGGTTTGCTCGCTCTTGCTCGTATCACGGGATCAAACGCCGACGAGGCGCGTGGCTCTTGCAAGAAATGTGGGAGGGTTGGGCATCTCACGTTTCAGTGTAGGAATTTCTTGAGTGCTAAGACTGATGATGATAAGATGAGCAAGGATAGCGATGCCATCCAAGCTGCGGTGTTGTCTGGATTGGAGAAGCTGAAAGGTGAGAAATTGAAGGGGCGGCGGAAGAGTGCGGCCGGGGAGAGCGAGGAGAGCagtgaggaggaggagagtgAGAGTTCGGATACGGATTATGATTCGGAGATGGAGCGTGCTATAGCTGAGAAGTTTGGGAGAAAAACTAGTGGGAAGTTGAGGAGCAGTAAGAGTAGAAAGAAGAGGGATAGTGAAGAGGCTGAGGATGGGTCGGAGAGTGATGCACgggagaggaagaagaaggataAGAGGGAGAGGGGGAGAtcaaagaagaggaagagcgAGAAGAGATGGTACAGCGACTCTGATGATGAGGATTCAAGCAGGAAAAAGAGGAGGAAGGAGAGAAGGAGGAAGAGGGATGATGATTCCTctgatgaggaggaggaagacaAACGGAGGAAGAGAAAAGGTAAGGAGAGGAGGAGTCACCGTGATGGGAATGGCCATAAGCATAGGAGTCGAAGGGCGGGGTCAGCATCTGGCTCTGGTGACAGTGAATCGGATGATTGTCGAGTGGGAAGGGACAAGAAGCGGTCTGATAAGAAGAGCAGGCGCCATCGACGCCGAGAGGACTAG
- the LOC125185146 gene encoding cell cycle checkpoint control protein RAD9A: MEFSVSGTALKTFARSITCLARIGNELVLQSSSSQLCLHTLNSSRSAYQSITFKLDFFDVFSVSGSQVQCSVLLKAICSVLRTPVASIDHLTVQLADSDASKVQWALDCSNGMKKTYWITCNIEPDIQHLSLDRRKLPSSFVVRPRDLNRLLANFQSTLQEITIISTQQSVLPLDAADQIGGKAVEFRSYIDPTKENDSSLHTQLWIDPAEEFVQYTHTRDPVDVTFGVRELKAFISFCEGCEVDIHLYFDKAGEPILMAPKFGVDDGSFSNFDATLVLATMLVSQLSGGSSSEPAAATAAQQGTKGNTTEHPSDYTRIWSELSGSAVRYGNAAQDPLVPGERNQNTNEQTTVQRISAMNISRDKNADGVPVHGKDFHPAETDDTRQPEENNGRAPSQHHPSNWIDADEDDDEGDDSELCVQSTPPYS; encoded by the exons ATGGAGTTCAGTGTAAGCGGTACTGCGCTCAAAACCTTCGCTCGCTCCATCACCTGCCTCGCCCGCATCGGCAACGAGCTCGTTCTCCAGTCCTCTTCTTCTCAG CTCTGTCTTCATACTCTCAACTCATCAAGGTCGGCTTATCAATCCATAACATTCAAACTGGATTTCTTTGATGTGTTCTCAGTATCTGGCTCCCAAGTTCAATGCAGCGTACTTCTGAAG GCTATCTGCTCAGTGTTAAGAACACCAGTGGCGAGTATAGATCATTTAACCGTACAACTGGCTGATTCTGATGCATCAAAAGTGCAGTGGGCTTTGGACTGTTCTAATG GGATGAAAAAAACATATTGGATTACTTGCAATATCGAACCTGATATACAACATCTATCACTTGATCGAAGAAAGCTTCCTAGCAGTTTTGTAGTTAGGCCACGTGATCTCAACAGGTTACTGGCTAATTTCCAATCAACCCTTCAAGAGATTACAATCATCTCAACACAACAATCTGTTTTGCCTCTTGATGCTGCTGATCAGATTGGGGGGAAAGCTGTAGAGTTTAGAAGCTACATTGACCCAACTAAAG AAAATGATTCATCACTACATACTCAGCTGTGGATAGATCCTGCTGAAGAGTTTGTGCAGTATACTCATACTCGTGATCCTGTAGACGTAACATTTGGAGTGAGAGAGCTGAAG GCATTTATTTCATTCTGTGAGGGATGTGAAGTTgatatacatttatattttgacaaaGCTGGAGA GCCAATCCTAATGGCGCCCAAATTTGGCGTAGACGACGGCTCATTTTCAAACTTTGATGCTACCCTAGTACTTGCTACAATGCTTGTATCACAACTCAGTGGTGGGAGTTCCTCTGAACCTGCAGCAGCAACGGCAGCACAGCAGGGAACAAAAGGAAACACTACTGAGCACCCATCTGATTATACCAGAATTTGGTCCGAACTCTCCG GAAGTGCTGTAAGATATGGAAATGCTGCTCAAGATCCGCTTGTCCCTGGggaaagaaatcaaaacacCAATGAGCAGACCACAGTCCAGAGGATTAGTGCGATGAATATCTCTAGAGATAAGAATGCTGATGGAGTTCCAGTTCACGGCAAGGA CTTCCATCCAGCGGAAACTGATGATACTAGACAGCCTGAAG AGAATAATGGGCGTGCCCCCTCACAACACCATCCAAGCAACTGGATAGATGCAGACGAGGATGATGATGAAGGGGATGATTCAGAGCTGTGTGTGCAGTCAACACCCCCATACTCATGA
- the LOC125219181 gene encoding uncharacterized protein LOC125219181, with protein sequence MAATGGSIHLAREARRRRIMERGSDRLALISGRIHSLPPDPDQFISSPAAVDSTQQEEAASNSLLPNDESVQEKGQEPARSDRTVEPPPLNSYNGSTIPSESVALHDSTNEEPSQIPSSAQQRPVQDRQREHTLFTPDQIRLAVAASENTRMFCSIAAAVLVIASFVGVPIVGLRCIMLFRPFYLLLLTNITIVLGRLIAGSRPRRRSNAGRNDLADQLGRALELGLLMKKIVGAVSMDFSIYAVVLVFGLSVVQILG encoded by the exons ATGGCAGCTACAGGAGGATCCATCCATCTCGCAAGGGAGGCGCGCCGACGTCGTATCATGGAGCGAGGATCTGACCGCCTCGCCCTAATCTCCGGCCGCATCCACTCCCTGCCGCCAGACCCCGACCAATTCATTTCTTCCCCTGCCGCCGTTG atTCTACTCAACAAGAAGAGGCAGCCTCTAATTCATTGCTACCAAATGATGAATCTGTACAAGAAAAAGGGCAGGAGCCTGCTCGCTCTGACCGCACGGTGGAGCCTCCTCCACTCAACAGCTATAATGGCAGCACCATTCCATCCGAATCAGTGGCCTTACATGATAGTACCAACGAAGAACCATCTCAAATCCCGTCATCCGCACAACAAAGACCTGTACAAGATCGCCAACGTGAGCATACCCTGTTTACACCCGACCAAATTAGATTGGCTGTTGCAGCTTCAGAGAATACTCGTATGTTTTGCTCTATAGCAGCTGCTGTTTTAGTAATTGCGTCATTTGTGGGAGTTCCTATAGTTGGCCTCCGATGCATCATGCTTTTCAGACCCTTTTACCTGCTTTTGTTAACGAACATAACCATTGTACTCGGTCGTCTTATTGCGGGATCGAGACCGAGAAGGAGGAGTAATGCTGGTAGGAATGATTTGGCTGATCAACTGGGGAGAGCTCTGGAGTTGGGGCTGCTAATGAAGAAGATTGTTGGAGCAGTGTCTATGGACTTCAGTATTTATGCAGTCGTGCTCGTTTTTGGTCTCTCAGTAGTACAAATACTTGGGTGA
- the LOC125185575 gene encoding REF/SRPP-like protein At3g05500, producing the protein MAKTDCSLQQPQSARDDDNRPRLKYLDFVVVATLHALMLIATIYGFAKERSGRLKPGIKVVEDSVRTVIGPLYAKSQDLPIHVLKFADRKVDESVHKVQKCMPSSLRSASFKAYNHARRAPVAARCVMADVQKSGMVETASGLAKSVYAKYEPVAKDFYTKYEPMTEEYALYVWRLLNQYALFQRAALAAGPLAGYCSEMYNQRVEVAAKSGYKVAAHLPIIPIDKIAEALRTDNMTPVVIDGGRVEEEITA; encoded by the exons ATGGCGAAAACAGATTGCAGTCTCCAACAACCTCAATCC GCGAGGGACGATGACAACAGGCCGAGGCTCAAGTACTTGGATTTCGTGGTGGTCGCCACCCTTCACGCGCTGATGCTCATCGCCACCATCTACGGTTTCGCCAAGGAGAGATCAGGCCGCCTCAAGCCCGGAATTAAAGTCGTTGAGGACTCTGTCAGGACCGTTATCGGCCCGCTTTACGCTAAATCGCAAGATCTTCCCATTCATGTCCTCAAGTTTGCGGATCGCAAG GTTGATGAGTCTGTGCACAAGGTGCAGAAGTGCATGCCCTCATCTCTGAGGAGCGCATCTTTCAAAGCCTACAACCATGCTCGGAGAGCACCTGTTGCTGCTCGGTGTGTGATGGCTGATGTCCAGAAAAGTGGCATGGTGGAGACGGCTTCTGGACTTGCAAAATCAGTGTATGCCAAGTACGAGCCAGTAGCCAAGGACTTCTACACCAAGTATGAACCAATGACCGAGGAGTATGCACTCTATGTTTGGCGTTTGCTGAATCAGTACGCCCTCTTCCAACGAGCTGCTCTAGCTGCTGGTCCACTAGCCGGTTACTGCTCAGAGATGTACAACCAGAGGGTTGAAGTTGCTGCCAAGAGTGGGTACAAGGTGGCAGCTCATCTTCCAATCATACCTATTGACAAGATTGCAGAGGCTCTAAGAACTGATAATATGACGCCTGTCGTCATTGATGGCGGCCgggtagaagaagaaataacGGCCTAG